Genomic DNA from Candidatus Babeliales bacterium:
ACCGGTATAGTACATGCCTTTAAAGCGACTCCAATAAACTTCTTTAAAACGTTCTGGGTCGTTATAAATACCAATGTTCATGCCTGGCCATGGTTTTTTAATGACCAAATATCCCTTGGTACCAGCAGGCACTGCCATACCCTGCGCATCAACAACTTCAGCTTCAATTGTTGGCAGCGGCAACGTTGCAGAACCTGGTTTAAGTAATACCAAATCTAGCCCTGCTGTTGGCGCAATCAAAAAACCGCCCGTTTCAGTTTGCCACCAGGTATCAATAATTGGGCACTGATTAGCACCAATGCGCTCGTGGTACCAACGCCACACTTCTGGGTTAATTGCCTCACCCACCGTTCCCAGTATTTTTAAACTTGAAAGATCAAATTTTGCCGGCCATTCATCGCCATATTTTATGCACATGCGAATGGCGGTTGGCGAGGTGTAAAAAATGGAAACGCGATATTTTTCAATCAAGCGCCACCAGCTACTTGGGTCTGGAAAATCTGGCGCACCTTCATACATAACCGAAGTAAGCCCCAGCAATAGCGGCGCATAAATAACGTACGAATGTCCGGTAACCCAGCCAATGTCTGCCGTGCACCAATAAACTGAATCACTTTTTGTATTAAACGCCCACTGCATAGTTGCACGCACGTACGTTAGGTAGCCACCAGTCGAGTGCATTAAGCCTTTGGGCTTGCCCGTAGTTCCCGACGTGTACAAAATGTAGAGCGGATGATTAGACTCAACAGCAACCGGTTCTACAAAAACATTCTTTTCTAAATGCTCCTGCGCTATGATATCGCGCCCTTCGTGCAGCACAAGCTCGTGCTGGGAGCGTTTGATAATAATAACTTTTTCAATTGATGGGCAGTCACTAACTGCTTGATCAACAATTTTTTTAAGTTCAATTGTTTTGCCGCGGCGTATGCCAATGTCGGCTGTTATCACAAACTTTGCCTGCGTATCGTGAATGCGATCTTTAAGCGCATGGCTGCTAAAGCCAGAAAAAACTACCGAGTGCGTAGCCCCAAGGCGCGCGATTGCCAAAATGGCCGCTGCTGCCTGTGGGATCATGGGCAGGTAAACCATAACAATGTCATTTTTTTTCACGCCAAGTTTTTGCAACAAATGAGCGTACTGATTAACCTGCTGGTACAACTCAGCATAAGTCCAAGTTATCACACTGCCCTGCTCATCTTCCCAATGAAAAGCAACTTTGTTACCAAGACCATTTTTTATGTGCACGTCAACGCACAAGTACGACGCATTAAGCTGGCCACCTTTAAACCAATGAGCATACGGCTCATGCCATTCTAAAGTTTTGTCCCAACGCTTAAACCACGCAAGTTTTTCCGCTTGTTGTTCCCAAAAATGTTCTGAATTCAAACGAGTATCAAGAGCAGGCATCATAACTCCAATCCTTTCCCAGCACGTTCATGCAAAAACTTTTTTCTCGATACTGCAATGTACCTAAAAAAAAATTCTTGATCAAACAACAGTTTTTCTCGACAGTCCCCTGCCATCGGCTATAAAATGGCGCAATGTAATGATTAGTAAAAAAATTTATAAAAAGGTGATTTTTTTATGAAGAAAACAAGCTTATTATTATGCGCAATATTCACCCTTTCTGCATCAGCTCACGGCGCAGCAAGCTCCAATGCATTCGATCCAACAAATATGATGGCTCGGCATACATTTTGCCGTCAAGACAATGTAGAAGTCCTCAAACAGTGGCTTATCGCAAAAAACGAATATGAATTAAATGACTACACCTACGCAGTGCTCAGTGATTGTGCCGTTTTTGCCAGCGTTGAATGTATCAGATTTTTTCTTGCAAACAGCCCTAACCTTGACATAGAATTGGAACAGCGAAATGACAACCTTGCGCTTATGCTACTCAGCAGGCTCTTGTTCCATGGCAGACCGCACACACCACGACACTGCACGTGCGTCAAAATGATTCTGAATGCAATTCCAACTCCTGAAATTCTGGAAAAGGATGCTGGCCTGCCGTTGATCCACCGAGCCTGCAGTGTTGGCTGCCCTACCTGTGTCCAAGCAGTATGCGATACGGGCGTTAATCTTAGAAAACGCGATAGTTACGACAAAAACCTTCCCACTGAAGAAGCAAAGAGTATGCTCAACAAAAAATTGACCAAGCATATTGGCAGCTCTGAAAAACCACTCGATCAAGAAGCTCGTCAAGAAATGATTGCCAAGTACGAAGCTTGTGTACGTTTGTTAAACGAGCGAATAGCACTATTGCCACCAGAAATACATGATGACCAAGACTATACAGACAGCTACTATTCAGACGGTTATGAAAATGGCGACGCAGATGGCTCTCAAGACTATAACTCAGACAATGCTGGCCAAGAT
This window encodes:
- the acs gene encoding acetate--CoA ligase, yielding MMPALDTRLNSEHFWEQQAEKLAWFKRWDKTLEWHEPYAHWFKGGQLNASYLCVDVHIKNGLGNKVAFHWEDEQGSVITWTYAELYQQVNQYAHLLQKLGVKKNDIVMVYLPMIPQAAAAILAIARLGATHSVVFSGFSSHALKDRIHDTQAKFVITADIGIRRGKTIELKKIVDQAVSDCPSIEKVIIIKRSQHELVLHEGRDIIAQEHLEKNVFVEPVAVESNHPLYILYTSGTTGKPKGLMHSTGGYLTYVRATMQWAFNTKSDSVYWCTADIGWVTGHSYVIYAPLLLGLTSVMYEGAPDFPDPSSWWRLIEKYRVSIFYTSPTAIRMCIKYGDEWPAKFDLSSLKILGTVGEAINPEVWRWYHERIGANQCPIIDTWWQTETGGFLIAPTAGLDLVLLKPGSATLPLPTIEAEVVDAQGMAVPAGTKGYLVIKKPWPGMNIGIYNDPERFKEVYWSRFKGMYYTGDYARVDDDGYFWLLGRADEVVNVAGHRIGTAEIESAAVTLSMVAESAAIGVHDDIKGESIVLFAILKNSGVGHEHEIKQQIIKVVREHIGAFVVLRGVYFVDRLPKTRSGKIMRRLLKAVVEGSAIGDISTLEDGASLEEAKLAYSQLQSIVHDLTF